Part of the Arthrobacter gengyunqii genome is shown below.
TTTCGGTGTGGCCAATGAATCCATGACCGGTGAGAACATTTCCGTACCCTATTGGGCGGTATCCGGCATTGTTTGCGGAGCGTGGCTGGTGCTGCTGGCTGTTTACCGCTCCCGGGCCGTCGGAATTGCCGGGTCAGGAATCGATGAATACAAACGCGTCATCAGCGCCACGTTCGCCGTAATGGGCCTCTTCGCTGTATTGATGCTGGTATTCCACCTGGATTTCTCCCGCGGCTATTTCGCCGGTGCATTTGTATCCGGCTTGGTCTGGCTCATTGTCTGCCGGTGGCTGGTCCGCTGCTGGCTCGGCCGGCAGCGGCGCAACGGGCGGTATCTAACGAAAGTCATCATCCTTGGCAGGCCCAAGGATGTCCGGCATGTGGCGCACCAGCTTCAGGGCAGGGGAGGTGCGGCCTACCAGGTGGTGGGAGCGGCACTGACCAGGCCAACGCAGGGGGACCTCTGGGTGGGGAGGCAGCGGGTTCCGGTGGTCGCAGACCGCAGCACCCTGGTGGACGCCGTGCGGCGGCTCAGCGCGGACGCGGTGATAGTGGCGGGCCCGCTCAAGGGCTACGGCGCATCAGTGCAGGAACTGGGATGGCAATTGGAGGAATCGGCAACCCAGCTCATTCTGACCACCGGCCTCACCAACGTGGCCGGGCCCAGGATTCACTCCCGCCCGGTCGAGGGTCTTCCCCTGATGCATGTGGAGCTCCCGCAATACACCGGCGTAAAGCACGTGCTCAAGCGGGCTCTGGACATCGCCCTTTCAGCACTGGCCCTGTTGGTGCTCCTGCCCGTGTTTGCCGTGCTGGCGATGCTGATCCGGCGCGACAGTGACGGCCCGGCGATCTTCCGCCAGGAACGGGTGGGCCGCGGCGGCGAGGCTTTCACCATGTATAAGTTCCGCTCCA
Proteins encoded:
- a CDS encoding sugar transferase, coding for MTEVKDPEIREDYLPQASFSHARSFTPARALSSSDSVRWTNRYRRILLGFDTAVVVQAVILAHVTRFGVANESMTGENISVPYWAVSGIVCGAWLVLLAVYRSRAVGIAGSGIDEYKRVISATFAVMGLFAVLMLVFHLDFSRGYFAGAFVSGLVWLIVCRWLVRCWLGRQRRNGRYLTKVIILGRPKDVRHVAHQLQGRGGAAYQVVGAALTRPTQGDLWVGRQRVPVVADRSTLVDAVRRLSADAVIVAGPLKGYGASVQELGWQLEESATQLILTTGLTNVAGPRIHSRPVEGLPLMHVELPQYTGVKHVLKRALDIALSALALLVLLPVFAVLAMLIRRDSDGPAIFRQERVGRGGEAFTMYKFRSMVLSAEEELESLLDRNEGAGVLFKIQGDPRVTGVGRWLRKYSLDELPQFWNVLCGHMSLVGPRPPLPGEVARYGDRVGRRLYIKPGLTGMWQINGRSELNWKDGVRLDLYYVENWSLAGDLIILWRTFKVLWKPVGAY